The Lucilia cuprina isolate Lc7/37 chromosome 5, ASM2204524v1, whole genome shotgun sequence genome includes a window with the following:
- the LOC111685362 gene encoding E3 ubiquitin-protein transferase MAEA, with product MSEIKSLEHSTLKVPYEIINKKFRVAQKTIDREVDQIQNISRDVEKALTTHPTVSDVSKMVGNVVQRLQVLKRKSEESINEELNAAYVCKKKLGHLKGIAQPEISSDMEIWHASIDQWKRMRMDRMVIEHLLRLGYYETANRLSNHSDIRHLTNLDIFHTSREVEEDLLSFKTTKCILWCMDNKSKLRRINSNIEFNLRVQEFVELVRKDLRTEAVIHARKHFPAFEKTQIKEICECMALLAYQPNTTIEPYRSLFDYSRWKDLVLKFRNENYRLFQISSQSLLSIAVQAGLSSLKTPQCFSTNCKNLNCPVCQEDFNKIATNLPYSHCVQSRLICRITGLPLNEHNLPMMLPNGQIFGQLAIPQITKENGVVVCPITNTKFSTPKIEKVFVM from the coding sequence ATGTCTGAAATAAAATCGTTAGAACACTCAACTCTAAAAGTTCCTTATgagataattaataaaaaatttcgtgtaGCACAAAAGACAATCGATAGAGAAGTTgatcaaatacaaaatatttccagaGATGTTGAAAAAGCCCTAACCACACATCCTACCGTATCGGATGTTAGTAAAATGGTTGGAAATGTGGTGCAGCGCTTGCAGGTTTTAAAACGCAAATCAGAGGAAAGTATTAACGAAGAGTTGAATGCTGCTTATGTCTGCAAAAAGAAATTGGGACATCTTAAAGGTATTGCCCAGCCAGAAATAAGTTCTGATATGGAAATATGGCATGCTTCAATCGATCAATGGAAACGTATGCGTATGGATCGTATGGTCATAGAACATTTGCTTAGATTGGGTTATTACGAAACAGCAAACCGTTTATCTAATCATTCAGATATAAGACATCTAACGAATTTGGATATTTTCCATACATCACGTGAAGTTGAAGAAGATCTCTTAAGTTTTAAAACTACTAAATGTATTCTATGGTGTATGGATAACAAATCCAAACTAAGAAGAATTAATTCGAACATAGAGTTTAATTTACGTGTACAGGAATTTGTGGAGCTTGTACGCAAAGATCTAAGAACTGAGGCGGTGATACATGCTAGAAAACACTTTCCGGCTTTTGAAAAAACTCAAATTAAGGAAATTTGCGAATGTATGGCTCTGTTGGCCTACCAACCGAATACCACCATTGAACCCTACAGAAGTCTTTTTGATTATAGTCGTTGGAAGGATTTGGTTTTAAAGTTTCGCAATGAAAATTATCGTTTGTTTCAGATATCATCACAATCTTTACTCAGCATTGCTGTACAGGCAGGCCTATCATCTCTAAAAACACCACAATGTTTTTCAACCAATTGCAAGAATTTAAATTGTCCCGTTTGTCAAGAAGATTTCAATAAGATTGCCACGAATTTGCCATATTCACATTGTGTGCAAAGTCGTTTAATTTGTAGAATAACCGGTTTACCGCTAAATGAACATAATTTACCTATGATGTTACCCAATGGTCAGATCTTTGGTCAGTTGGCCATACCACAAATTACTAAGGAAAATGGTGTGGTTGTTTGCCCTATAACTAATACAAAATTCTCTACACCAAAGATTGAAAAAGTTTTCGTAATGTAA
- the LOC111685358 gene encoding protein KRI1 homolog, producing MSRNLFDDSDDNLEEDNFQIKTNENFAKSYNTLRKKELLQKFKDKGLDVSESDSDDSDSSEEDEVLDPSFDQDFLKTLASLKSKDPAIYDKSTKFFKHEDNEEEGSADEEEGKSKKEKKSKPVTLKDYERKIILEKGGKFVDDSDEDDEEKEAVQRPFSPTVVEEERRLKAEFKKVMNQDDDSEEEEFGGIFKKREKTKAEKDKEEEDYLKWLAGKKDTIQEEVKEKLEPLKKYWSNDKLPSSEKFLRDYVLNKGYTEASNYNEIPTYEEIVGDNAPLSEDEQELEKQAEFEQKFNFRYEEPDQEFIKRYPRTIESSLRVTDEKRKKKRQETKERKQQEKEQKMKELEMVKEMKRKEIQEKIEKLKMVTGNDELGFKDDDLEEDFDPEAHDRRMQELFNDEYYQVDEGEEKPECPSDIDELKVEDWDNYDPQNDGDTGGYDYDDNNDPHCEDEDFIMDCDYDPSKAKEELQKELIENTRKRRGGRKGRRDRFMEIIKAEKPVFDPEDEKTYGEYIDEYYKLDCEDIIGDIPCRFKYVETTPNDFGLTIEEILLAKNKELNQWASLKKAIQIRPDQVEKKEQRLYKLKAKNEELKRKIFKSLYGEGSDNENEETKPEQTKEPTTSNAETAAGNTTADSQPGESKKAKKRRKRKAQNAQAAAQTSAAEETQTNADAQEENTANAEETVAKKAKIEDKTNVNETINSQQPAATATEAAKKKKKKNKKKPQSQNQNSAESREGPQILPTSTASTNSNKDHEKSNNPFNKGANAAHKQTNNVETKNFNKNTQKANNAQNANKPAAKNNPFAKGSKQLNNSTEGVGSLPPLRKNIPKTKTFNGKFNSNDKFKTKFQNKKPFNGKSKQNSKGDGKDISDERLKAYGINPRKFHKKQKYGNNQS from the exons atgagTAGAAATCTTTTTGATGATAGTGATGATAATTTGGAAGAggataattttcaaataaaaacaaatgaaaattttgccaaaagttataatactttaagaaaaaaagaactatTGCAAAAAT TTAAAGACAAAGGTTTAGATGTCTCTGAGTCTGATTCTGATGATTCAGATTCGTCGGAAGAGGATGAAGTATTGGATCCTTCGTTCGatcaagattttttaaaaaccttGGCTTCGTTGAAAAGTAAAGATCCTGCCATTTATGataaaagtacaaaattttttaaacatgaaGATAATGAAGAGGAAGGTTCCGCTGACGAAGAAGAAGGCAAGAgtaaaaaggaaaagaaatctAAGCCGGTAACTTTGAAAGATTATGAAAGAAAGATAATTTTAGAAAAGGGCGGTAAATTTGTGGATG ATTCCGATGAAGATGATGAGGAAAAGGAAGCAGTACAACGTCCTTTCTCCCCCACAGTGGTGGAAGAAGAACGCCGCTTGAAAGCTGAATTCAAAAAAGTAATGAATCAAGATGATGATTCAGAGGAAGAAGAATTTGGTGGCATTTTTAAAAAACGTGAAAAAACTAAAGCCGAAAAAGATAAAGAGGAGGAAGATTATCTTAAATGGTTAGCTGGGAAAAAGGATACTATACAAGAGGAGGTTAAAGAAAAACTAgaacctttaaaaaaatactggaGTAATGATAAGCTACCTTCTAGTGAAAAGTTTCTTAGAGATTATGTGCTTAACAAAGGTTATACAGAGGCTagtaattataatgaaattccCACATATGAAGAAATTGTGGGTGATAATGCTCCTTTATCGGAGGATGAACAAGAATTGGAAAAACAGGCAGAATTTGAACAGAAATTCAATTTTAGATATGAAGAACCAGATCAAGAATTCATTAAACGTTATCCACGCACGATTGAAAGTTCGCTGAGAGTAACGGATGAGAAACGTAAGAAGAAGAGACAAGAGACTAAAGAACGTAAACAGCAAGAAAAAGAGCAAAAAATGAAAGAGTTGGAAATGGTAAAGGAAATGAAACGCAAAGAGATAcaggaaaaaattgaaaaattaaaaatggtcACAGGCAATGATGAGTTAGGTTTTAAGGATGATGATTTAGAAGAAGATTTTGATCCTGAGGCACATGATCGGCGAATGCAAGAACTTTTCAATGACGAATACTATCAGGTGGATGAGGGTGAAGAGAAACCAGAATGTCCCTCAGATATAGACGAGCTGAAAGTAGAGGATTGGGATAATTATGATCCACAAAATGATGGTGATACAGGAGGTTATGATTATGATGACAACAATGATCCTCATTGTGAAGATGAAGATTTCATTATGGATTGTGATTATGATCCCAGTAAGGCAAAAgaagaattacaaaaagaaCTTATAGAAAATACCAGAAAACGTAGAGGTGGTCGCAAAGGACGACGAGATCGTTTTATGGAAATCATTAAAGCGGAAAAGCCGGTATTCGATCCTGAGGATGAGAAAACTTATGGAGAGTATATAGATGAATACTATAAGCTCGATTGTGAGGATATTATAGGAGATATACCTTGTCGTTTTAAGTATGTCGAAACTACACCAAATGATTTTGGTTTAACTATAGAAGAG ataCTGTTGGCTAAAAATAAAGAACTTAATCAATGGGCCAGTCTTAAGAAAGCCATACAAATACGTCCCGATCAAGTGGAGAAGAAAGAGCAAAGACTTTATAAACTTAAAGCAAAAAATGAGGAACTAAaacggaaaatatttaaaagtttatatggCGAGGG atCTGACAATGAAAATGAGGAAACTAAACCGGAGCAAACAAAAGAACCTACTACTTCTAATGCTGAAACGGCTGCAGGAAATACTACTGCAGACTCTCAGCCGGGTGAATCTAAAAAGGCCAAGAAAAGGAGAAAACGTAAAGCTCAAAATGCACAAGCTGCTGCACAAACTTCTGCCGCTGAGGAGACCCAAACAAATGCTGATGCTCAGGAAGAAAATACAGCAAATGCGGAAGAAACTGTAGCCAAAAAAGCTAAAATTGAAgataaaacaaatgtaaatgaAACAATTAATAGCCAACAGCCAGCAGCAACGGCCACAGAAGCggctaaaaagaaaaagaagaaaaataaaaagaaaccacAAAGCCAGAATCAAAATAGTGCCGAAAGTAGAGAGGGACCTCAAATATTACCTACTAGTACTGCCAGTACAAACTCTAATAAAGACCATGAAAAATCTAATAATCCATTTAACAAAGGTGCTAATGCTGCTCACAAACAAACGAATAATGTTGaaactaaaaactttaataaaaatactcaaaaaGCTAATAATGCTCAAAACGCTAATAAACCTGCTGCCAAAAACAATCCATTTGCTAAAGGctctaaacaattaaataactcAACGGAAGGTGTTGGTTCCTTGCCTCCTTTGCGTAAAAATATACCCAAAACAAAAACCTTTAATGGCAAATTTAACTCCAATGATAAATTCAAAACTAAATTCCAAAACAAAAAGCCATTTAATGGTAAATCAAAACAGAATTCTAAAGGAGATGGTAAAGATATCAGTGATGAACGTTTAAAGGCTTATGGTATTAATCCtagaaaattccataaaaaacaaaagtatggAAATAATCAATcataa
- the LOC111685352 gene encoding differentially expressed in FDCP 8 homolog isoform X2 yields the protein MNSLRDSLASIPGAVTNFISDTASVASSYIPINVGFQGQNDTTSTDSTTESLNSFNEMDSSSTGAVLISEKSLPIPASLVKEQWRLIFTSDASEQDLMEAINHCKDLVLISEENSEERRWLVRHLVDLRYSLEELLEAKNDKVEVGPSVKTVVGHHFAARQKGVGKGLPLPTARNYCDHCTGIIWSVVQASYQCSDCRYMVHQKCIDSVVRVCAHVIASERQYPILDICPEIGLAAQRYKCTECRTLLNFKNSWIEPRLCDYTGLYYCPSCHWNDSCIIPARVVHNWDFVPRKVSRSALQEIQLFLDKPLIRLEDVNPKLFVFLEKLASLKKLRQNLVYMRKYLSECRQAVEEKLLETQIGLRRHLIQSNEFYSINDLEQAENGTLGENLHKVYNCFDKHIRNCSMCTAKAYICEICSNNEVIFPFDDGCIICDKCNSIYHRVCMTRKNMICPKCVRVQERRLQRELTMEKHRNTNDPDMILSDDNDGNEDN from the exons ATGAATTCATTGCGTGATAGCTTAGCTAGTATACCGGGTGCGGTTACAAATTTTATCAGTGACACAGCATCGGTAGCCTCCAGTTATATACCCATTAATGTGGGATTTCAAGGACAAAATGATACTACATCCACAGATTCCACCACCGAATCTCTTAATAGTTTTAATGAAATGGACAGTAGTTCAACGGGAGCAGTTTTAATAAGTGAAAAATCTTTACCCATACCAGCGTCATTGGTCAAAGAACAATGGCGTTTGATATTTACCTCCGATGCTAGTGAACAAGATCTTATGGAGGCCATAAATCATTGTAAAGATTTGGTTTTAATATCCGAGGAAAATAGTGAAGAACGTCGTTGGTTGGTTAGGCATTTAGTGGATTTGCGATATTCTTTGGAAGAATTGTTGGAGGCCAAAAATGATAAAGTGGAAGTGGGTCCTTCGGTAAAAACCGTGGTGGGTCATCACTTTGCGGCCCGTCAGAAAGGGGTGGGCAAAGGTTTGCCCCTACCCACAGCACGCAATTATTGTGATCATTGTACGGGCATAATTTGGAGTGTAGTACAGGCTTCCTATCAGTGCTCCGATTGTCGTTATATGGTACATCAGAAATGCATAGACAGTGTGGTGAGAGTATGTGCTCATGTTATAGCATCCGAAAGACAATATCCTATTTTAGACATTTGTCCCGAAATTGGTTTAGCAGCCCAACGATATAAGTGCACTGAATGTCgcactttattaaatttta aaaattcttGGATTGAACCTCGCTTATGCGATTACACTGGTTTATACTATTGTCCTTCTTGTCATTGGAACGATTCGTGTATTATTCCCGCCCGTGTTGTTCACAATTGGGATTTTGTTCCACGCAAAGTGTCTCGTTCAGCTTTACAGGAAATTCAACTATTTCTCGATAAACCCTTAATACGTCTTGAAGATGTCAATCCcaaattgtttgttttcttgGAGAAATTAGCTTCATTGAAAAAATTACGACAAAATTTGGTATATATGCGTAAATATTTGTCTGAATGTCGCCAGGCCGTTGAGGAAAAGTTATTGGAAACGCAAATTG GTTTACGTCGACATCTCATACAATCAAATGAATTCTATTCTATTAACGATTTGGAACAGGCTGAAAATGGTACATTAGGtgaaaatttacataaagtTTACAATTGTTTCGACAAACATATACGCAATTGCTCAATGTGTACTGCTAAAGCATATATTTGTGAAATTTGCAGTAATAATGAAGTAATATTTCCATTTGATGATGGTTGTATTATATGTGATAAATGTAATTCTATATATCATCGTGTTTGTATGACGAGAAAAAATATGATATGTCCTAAGTGTGTACGTGTTCAGGAACGTCGCTTACAAAGAGAATTAACAATGGAAAAACATCGAAATACCAATGATCCAGATATGATTTTAAGTGACGATAATGATGGTAATGAGGACAATTAA
- the LOC111685352 gene encoding differentially expressed in FDCP 8 homolog isoform X1 — MNSLRDSLASIPGAVTNFISDTASVASSYIPINVGFQGQNDTTSTDSTTESLNSFNEMDSSSTGAVLISEKSLPIPASLVKEQWRLIFTSDASEQDLMEAINHCKDLVLISEENSEERRWLVRHLVDLRYSLEELLEAKNDKVEVGPSVKTVVGHHFAARQKGVGKGLPLPTARNYCDHCTGIIWSVVQASYQCSDCRYMVHQKCIDSVVRVCAHVIASERQYPILDICPEIGLAAQRYKCTECRTLLNFTPHYTTQCFGKRTKHENSWIEPRLCDYTGLYYCPSCHWNDSCIIPARVVHNWDFVPRKVSRSALQEIQLFLDKPLIRLEDVNPKLFVFLEKLASLKKLRQNLVYMRKYLSECRQAVEEKLLETQIGLRRHLIQSNEFYSINDLEQAENGTLGENLHKVYNCFDKHIRNCSMCTAKAYICEICSNNEVIFPFDDGCIICDKCNSIYHRVCMTRKNMICPKCVRVQERRLQRELTMEKHRNTNDPDMILSDDNDGNEDN; from the exons ATGAATTCATTGCGTGATAGCTTAGCTAGTATACCGGGTGCGGTTACAAATTTTATCAGTGACACAGCATCGGTAGCCTCCAGTTATATACCCATTAATGTGGGATTTCAAGGACAAAATGATACTACATCCACAGATTCCACCACCGAATCTCTTAATAGTTTTAATGAAATGGACAGTAGTTCAACGGGAGCAGTTTTAATAAGTGAAAAATCTTTACCCATACCAGCGTCATTGGTCAAAGAACAATGGCGTTTGATATTTACCTCCGATGCTAGTGAACAAGATCTTATGGAGGCCATAAATCATTGTAAAGATTTGGTTTTAATATCCGAGGAAAATAGTGAAGAACGTCGTTGGTTGGTTAGGCATTTAGTGGATTTGCGATATTCTTTGGAAGAATTGTTGGAGGCCAAAAATGATAAAGTGGAAGTGGGTCCTTCGGTAAAAACCGTGGTGGGTCATCACTTTGCGGCCCGTCAGAAAGGGGTGGGCAAAGGTTTGCCCCTACCCACAGCACGCAATTATTGTGATCATTGTACGGGCATAATTTGGAGTGTAGTACAGGCTTCCTATCAGTGCTCCGATTGTCGTTATATGGTACATCAGAAATGCATAGACAGTGTGGTGAGAGTATGTGCTCATGTTATAGCATCCGAAAGACAATATCCTATTTTAGACATTTGTCCCGAAATTGGTTTAGCAGCCCAACGATATAAGTGCACTGAATGTCgcactttattaaatttta CTCCCCACTACACCACACAATGTTTTGGCAAAAGAACCAAACATG aaaattcttGGATTGAACCTCGCTTATGCGATTACACTGGTTTATACTATTGTCCTTCTTGTCATTGGAACGATTCGTGTATTATTCCCGCCCGTGTTGTTCACAATTGGGATTTTGTTCCACGCAAAGTGTCTCGTTCAGCTTTACAGGAAATTCAACTATTTCTCGATAAACCCTTAATACGTCTTGAAGATGTCAATCCcaaattgtttgttttcttgGAGAAATTAGCTTCATTGAAAAAATTACGACAAAATTTGGTATATATGCGTAAATATTTGTCTGAATGTCGCCAGGCCGTTGAGGAAAAGTTATTGGAAACGCAAATTG GTTTACGTCGACATCTCATACAATCAAATGAATTCTATTCTATTAACGATTTGGAACAGGCTGAAAATGGTACATTAGGtgaaaatttacataaagtTTACAATTGTTTCGACAAACATATACGCAATTGCTCAATGTGTACTGCTAAAGCATATATTTGTGAAATTTGCAGTAATAATGAAGTAATATTTCCATTTGATGATGGTTGTATTATATGTGATAAATGTAATTCTATATATCATCGTGTTTGTATGACGAGAAAAAATATGATATGTCCTAAGTGTGTACGTGTTCAGGAACGTCGCTTACAAAGAGAATTAACAATGGAAAAACATCGAAATACCAATGATCCAGATATGATTTTAAGTGACGATAATGATGGTAATGAGGACAATTAA